The Solanum lycopersicum chromosome 9, SLM_r2.1 genome window below encodes:
- the LOC101259361 gene encoding arogenate dehydrogenase 2, chloroplastic-like has protein sequence MFSLSSIQSNNIQSQSSSSLLFNHHHQHSTISTRFHHHRLLFPLRAQNSDLTTATTNNNYVDLDDNLTRLDKFSKSLSISNIEENTSLNPLLCSNNKLKIAIIGFGNFGQFIAKSFIKQGHVVLAHSRSDYSLIAQSLNVHFFQDPNDLCEQHPDVILLCTSINSLENVIRSLPIQKLKRNTLFVDVLSVKEFPKNIFLQSLPKEFDILCTHPMFGPTSGKDNWKGLPFMYDKVRIGQEESRIKRVNNFINIFVKEGCRMVEMSCSEHDKYAAGSQFITHTIGRMLQRLGTQTTPINTKGYESLLNLMENTTSDSFDLYCGLFMYNNNSMEVLEKLDAALDSLKRELFGQVLQKLEKRVEKGSRLALPTPDFSKKIEKLKVERKELEALS, from the coding sequence ATGTTTTCCCTTTCATCTATACAATCTAACAATATTCAATCTCAATCATCTTCGTCGCTACTCTTCAATCATCATCACCAGCATTCAACTATTTCAACTCGGTTTCATCACCACCGCCTACTCTTCCCTCTCCGTGCCCAAAATAGCGACTTAACTACAGCCACCACCAATAACAACTATGTCGATCTTGATGACAATCTAACCAGActtgataaattttcaaaatcattaaGTATTTCGAATATCGAAGAAAATACATCATTAAATCCCCTCTTATGTTCCAATAACAAGCTCAAAATAGCTATCATAGGCTTTGGAAACTTTGGACAATTTATTGCCAAATCCTTTATCAAACAAGGCCATGTTGTATTAGCTCATTCACGTAGTGATTATTCCCTCATAGCACAATCCCTTAATGTCCACTTCTTTCAAGATCCTAATGACTTATGTGAACAACATCCTGACGTTATTTTACTTTGCACATCCATCAATTCACTCGAAAACGTCATTCGTTCCCTTCCCATCCAAAAGCTTAAACGTAACACACTTTTCGTAGACGTATTATCAGTCAAAGAATTCCcgaaaaacatttttcttcaatCACTACCAAAAGAATTTGATATTTTGTGTACTCATCCTATGTTTGGTCCAACAAGTGGTAAAGACAATTGGAAAGGACTACCATTTATGTATGACAAAGTTAGAATTGGACAAGAAGAGTCAAGAATTAAAAGAGTCAACAATTTTATCAACATTTTTGTAAAAGAAGGTTGTAGAATGGTTGAAATGAGTTGTAGTGAACATGACAAGTATGCTGCTGGATCACAATTTATTACACATACTATTGGAAGAATGTTACAAAGACTTGGGACACAAACAACTCCTATAAACACAAAAGGATATGAAAGTTTGTTGAATTTGATGGAGAATACAACTAGTGATAGTTTTGATTTGTATTGTGGTTTGTTTATGTATAACAATAATTCAATGGAGGTGTTAGAGAAACTAGATGCAGCATTGGATAGTTTGAAAAGGGAATTATTTGGACAAGTTCTTCAAAAGTTGGAGAAAAGAGTGGAAAAGGGAAGTAGGTTAGCTTTACCTACTCCtgattttagtaagaaaattgaaaaattgaaagttgagagGAAGGAACTAGAGGCACTTTCTTGA
- the LOC101259068 gene encoding uncharacterized protein isoform X1 has product MEQPLLIAGKVASETGQRGSEKWGSYEYVGRAGSVIPTTSLAGSEVSVDEIRSAASMSVPYSPSLHAPLISSPQSQSQPQFYEQGIVYQGGYYGDASGTTGDQRRQVLDEVEVRELLIDHVGHRCCWGSRPARTWKIHAIEDCNVYVGTLETFTEERDTVVEKELYSGGSIEGKDKGPETGIWELDLRSEFPVLFVPYKESRLRIPHSETIEKCSGCDGRGNTVCPTCNTDQDPGFYKEGQMTQCTTCYGRGLIAHKDGSDTICLNCKGNGKLPCVTCESRGLIKCQTCQGGGSLLTQKVAVVRWRTHSTRKVNATSGAASVPDDVFHRAKGVQLCNNQAYQCTPAYFADSYFLNKFSSEVIAERPSVPTTARIICERHIISVVPVTRVTMTDRNRSFSFYIIGNDREVYMKDYYPSRFCWGLCPCLEWLKL; this is encoded by the exons ATGGAGCAGCCACTGTTGATAG CAGGGAAAGTAGCTAGTGAAACAGGTCAAAGAGGGAGTGAGAAATGGGGTTCTTATGAGTATGTGGGAAGGGCTGGCTCTGTGATTCCCACGACTTCCTTAGCTGGATCAGAAGTCAGCGTTGATGAGATTCGGTCTGCTGCTTCTATGTCAGTTCCTTACTCTCCTTCTCTCCATGCCCCCTTGATCAGCTCTCCTCAATCCCAATCCCAGCCACAGTTTTATG AACAAGGGATTGTTTATCAGGGTGGGTACTACGGAGATGCAAGTGGGACTACTGGTGATCAACGGAG GCAAGTGCTAGACGAGGTAGAAGTACGAGAGTTGCTTATAGATCATGTTGGCCATCGCTGCTGTTGGGGAAGTCGTCCAGCTCGGACCTGGAAGATTCATGCAATTGAAGACTGCAATGTCTATGTGGGAACTCTGGAAACTTTCACGGAAGAGAGAGATACAGTTGTAGAGAAGGAGCTGTACTCCGGTGGCAGCATCGAAGGAAAGGACAAGGGACCTGAAACAGGAATATGGGAGCTAGATTTAAGGTCTGAGTTTCCTGTTTTATTTGTACCTTACAAGGAATCAAGGCTGAGAATTCCTCATTCAGAAACTATTGAGAAATGTTCAG GTTGTGATGGTCGAGGCAATACAGTTTGTCCTACTTGCAATACAGATCAAGATCCAGGGTTCTACAAGGAGGGTCAAATGACTCAGTGTACGACTTGCTATGGAAGGGGTCTAATTGCTCATAAGGATGGATCTGATACAAT ATGCCTGAATTGTAAAGGTAATGGAAAACTTCCTTGTGTGACTTGTGAATCTCGTGGCCTCATCAAATGCCAAACATGCCAAGGTGGTGGTTCTCTTTTGACACAGAAAGTAGCTGTTGTTAGATG GAGGACGCATTCAACCAGGAAAGTTAATGCTACAAGCGGAGCAGCTTCTGTTCCAGACGACGTGTTTCACAGAGCAAAGGGAGTTCAGTTGTGCAATAACCAAGCTTACCAGTGCACGCCAGCCTACTTTGCTGATTCGTATTTCCTGAACAAGTTCTCTTCTGAAGTAATTGCAGAGAGGCCTTCTGTACCTACTACTGCAAGGATCATATGCGAGCGCCACATCATCTCAGTTGTCCCAGTGACTCGCGTGACTATGACTGATCGTAACCGCTCCTTCAGCTTCTATATTATTGGAAATGACAGAGAGGTTTATATGAAAGACTACTATCCTTCTAGGTTTTGTTGGGGCCTTTGCCCTTGCCTGGAATGGTTGAAGTTATAA
- the LOC101259068 gene encoding uncharacterized protein isoform X2: MEQPLLIGKVASETGQRGSEKWGSYEYVGRAGSVIPTTSLAGSEVSVDEIRSAASMSVPYSPSLHAPLISSPQSQSQPQFYEQGIVYQGGYYGDASGTTGDQRRQVLDEVEVRELLIDHVGHRCCWGSRPARTWKIHAIEDCNVYVGTLETFTEERDTVVEKELYSGGSIEGKDKGPETGIWELDLRSEFPVLFVPYKESRLRIPHSETIEKCSGCDGRGNTVCPTCNTDQDPGFYKEGQMTQCTTCYGRGLIAHKDGSDTICLNCKGNGKLPCVTCESRGLIKCQTCQGGGSLLTQKVAVVRWRTHSTRKVNATSGAASVPDDVFHRAKGVQLCNNQAYQCTPAYFADSYFLNKFSSEVIAERPSVPTTARIICERHIISVVPVTRVTMTDRNRSFSFYIIGNDREVYMKDYYPSRFCWGLCPCLEWLKL; the protein is encoded by the exons ATGGAGCAGCCACTGTTGATAG GGAAAGTAGCTAGTGAAACAGGTCAAAGAGGGAGTGAGAAATGGGGTTCTTATGAGTATGTGGGAAGGGCTGGCTCTGTGATTCCCACGACTTCCTTAGCTGGATCAGAAGTCAGCGTTGATGAGATTCGGTCTGCTGCTTCTATGTCAGTTCCTTACTCTCCTTCTCTCCATGCCCCCTTGATCAGCTCTCCTCAATCCCAATCCCAGCCACAGTTTTATG AACAAGGGATTGTTTATCAGGGTGGGTACTACGGAGATGCAAGTGGGACTACTGGTGATCAACGGAG GCAAGTGCTAGACGAGGTAGAAGTACGAGAGTTGCTTATAGATCATGTTGGCCATCGCTGCTGTTGGGGAAGTCGTCCAGCTCGGACCTGGAAGATTCATGCAATTGAAGACTGCAATGTCTATGTGGGAACTCTGGAAACTTTCACGGAAGAGAGAGATACAGTTGTAGAGAAGGAGCTGTACTCCGGTGGCAGCATCGAAGGAAAGGACAAGGGACCTGAAACAGGAATATGGGAGCTAGATTTAAGGTCTGAGTTTCCTGTTTTATTTGTACCTTACAAGGAATCAAGGCTGAGAATTCCTCATTCAGAAACTATTGAGAAATGTTCAG GTTGTGATGGTCGAGGCAATACAGTTTGTCCTACTTGCAATACAGATCAAGATCCAGGGTTCTACAAGGAGGGTCAAATGACTCAGTGTACGACTTGCTATGGAAGGGGTCTAATTGCTCATAAGGATGGATCTGATACAAT ATGCCTGAATTGTAAAGGTAATGGAAAACTTCCTTGTGTGACTTGTGAATCTCGTGGCCTCATCAAATGCCAAACATGCCAAGGTGGTGGTTCTCTTTTGACACAGAAAGTAGCTGTTGTTAGATG GAGGACGCATTCAACCAGGAAAGTTAATGCTACAAGCGGAGCAGCTTCTGTTCCAGACGACGTGTTTCACAGAGCAAAGGGAGTTCAGTTGTGCAATAACCAAGCTTACCAGTGCACGCCAGCCTACTTTGCTGATTCGTATTTCCTGAACAAGTTCTCTTCTGAAGTAATTGCAGAGAGGCCTTCTGTACCTACTACTGCAAGGATCATATGCGAGCGCCACATCATCTCAGTTGTCCCAGTGACTCGCGTGACTATGACTGATCGTAACCGCTCCTTCAGCTTCTATATTATTGGAAATGACAGAGAGGTTTATATGAAAGACTACTATCCTTCTAGGTTTTGTTGGGGCCTTTGCCCTTGCCTGGAATGGTTGAAGTTATAA
- the LOC138338270 gene encoding uncharacterized protein: protein MPTESSTSGAVQGGTTMVDSHHPLFLQSCDTPGSSLVSIQLSGSENYSLWSRSMKIGLLGKGKIGFIDGKCSKDKFNSSLHDLWEKCNAIVLSWIMISVSRELLSGIFYASSAQQVWTDLRERFDKVDGSRIFYLHKEIATLQHKLMSVSSYFSRLKELWMEYDSLMPCPGCACESSKSYVEHFEYQRHMQFLLGLNESYNQSRSQIMMLDPAPGVNKAYSLIMAEESQRILGKSSTTGSDNSVSANVGGINETMAFFSNGKGHMLRSGSTSQSVSNPPMGTGFRSNQKQFNSNNTLYCDYCNWKGHVRVNCYKLHGYPADWKGKRRNNTASVSANHVGFNNTPGLPMHHQNTTNESCSSKVQPTVSSGVFSQQQ from the coding sequence ATGCCGACTGAGTCTTCAACCAGTGGTGCAGTTCAAGGAGGAACTACAATGGTGGATTCTCATCATCCACTTTTCTTGCAGTCATGTGATACTCCAGGTAGTTCTTTAGTTTCCATTCAACTTTCTGGATCAGAAAACTACTCATTATGGAGTAGATCTATGAAGATAGGTCTTCTAGGTAAAGGAAAAATAGGATTTATTGATGGAAAATGCAGTAAGGATAAATTCAATTCTTCTCTACATGATCTATGGGAAAAATGCAATGCTATAGTGCTATCATGGATAATGATCTCTGTAAGTAGGGAATTACTGAGTGGAATATTCTATGCAAGTAGTGCTCAACAAGTGTGGACTGATCTAAGAGAGAGATTTGACAAAGTTGATGGGTCTAGAATCTTTTATCTacataaggagattgctacacTACAACATAAACTTATGTCTGTTTCTAGCTATTTTTCTAGGCTTAAAGAATTGTGGATGGAGTATGATTCATTGATGCCTTGTCCTGGCTGTGCATGTGAGAGTTCTAAGAGCTATGTAGAGCATTTTGAGTATCAACGAcatatgcaatttcttctaggACTAAATGAATCTTATAATCAATCTAGAAGTCAGATTATGATGCTTGATCCAGCACCAGGTGTAAACAAAGCTTATTCTCTTATAATGGCTGAAGAAAGTCAGAGAATCCTAGGTAAATCGAGCACAACAGGGAGTGATAACTCTGTTTCAGCTAATGTTGGTGGAATAAATGAGACTATGGCATTTTTTAGCAATGGTAAAGGACACATGCTGAGATCAGGATCTACTTCACAGTCAGTGTCTAATCCTCCTATGGGAACTGGTTTTAGATCCAATCAGAAACAATTTAACAGTAATAACACTCTTTACTGTGACTATTGTAACTGGAAGGGCCATGTTCGAGTTAATTGTTACAAATTACATGGATATCCTGCTGATTGGAAAGGTAAAAGGAGAAACAATACTGCTTCTGTTTCAGCTAATCATGTAGGATTCAACAATACTCCTGGTTTACCTATGCATCATCAGAATACAACTAATGAGTCTTGTTCCTCTAAGGTTCAACCTACTGTATCTTCTGGTGTTTTCTCTCAACAGCAGTAG